A genomic segment from Pseudomonas sessilinigenes encodes:
- a CDS encoding LysR family transcriptional regulator — translation MVANFTLDVDSVRAFVVIADSQSFTRAAQCLGTTQGALSVKLKRLEDKLGHRLIERTPRHVRLSTKGELFIESARDFLAAHERALANLATQRKHLKLGMACHVMGPEITTLLARLKSMDPGLSIEVRLDSVGPLLDDYDAGALDAVIIRDCEDRRDGNVLCVETFGWFAAADFEFNRNEPLRVANLSPQCGVRDLAALSLDRAAIPWVEVFVGGGVSTVVAAICAGLAVGVLPCRLAPVELVEVSQRFDLPGLPSSKLVVHSKLSDTRTRESLRVIASAFREPRS, via the coding sequence ATGGTCGCCAACTTCACCCTGGACGTGGATTCGGTCCGGGCTTTCGTGGTCATCGCCGATTCGCAGAGCTTCACCCGTGCCGCGCAATGTCTGGGCACGACCCAAGGGGCGCTCAGCGTCAAGCTCAAGCGCCTGGAAGACAAGCTCGGGCATCGTTTGATCGAGCGCACCCCGCGCCATGTGCGGCTGTCCACCAAGGGCGAGCTGTTCATCGAGTCGGCCCGGGACTTTCTCGCGGCCCACGAGCGGGCCTTGGCCAACCTGGCCACCCAGCGCAAGCATCTGAAGCTCGGCATGGCCTGCCATGTCATGGGGCCGGAGATCACTACGCTGCTGGCCCGGTTGAAATCCATGGACCCGGGCTTGTCCATCGAGGTACGGCTCGACAGCGTCGGGCCATTGCTCGATGACTACGACGCTGGAGCGCTGGATGCGGTGATCATCCGCGACTGTGAAGATCGCCGTGACGGCAACGTGTTGTGCGTCGAAACCTTCGGTTGGTTCGCCGCCGCAGACTTCGAATTCAATCGCAACGAGCCCTTGCGCGTCGCCAACCTGAGCCCGCAATGCGGCGTGCGGGATCTTGCGGCGTTGTCGCTCGATCGCGCGGCCATCCCTTGGGTCGAAGTGTTCGTTGGCGGCGGGGTATCCACTGTCGTCGCGGCGATCTGTGCCGGGCTGGCGGTGGGCGTCTTGCCTTGCCGCCTGGCTCCGGTGGAACTGGTGGAGGTCTCCCAGCGTTTCGACCTGCCTGGCCTGCCATCGTCGAAGCTGGTGGTGCATTCCAAACTGTCGGACACCCGCACCCGTGAGTCCCTGCGAGTCATCGCCAGCGCCTTTCGCGAACCACGTAGCTAG
- a CDS encoding LIC_13387 family protein, protein MSAPALLVAGAAIVLLLGTLHLIYTFATDKFQPRDPALAERMRAVAPVISAQTSLWRAWIGFNASHSLGAMLFGLVYGYLAWLHPELLQQAPGLLYLGLAFLAGLWVLAVRYWFRIPLVGISLALLLFAVGSALALA, encoded by the coding sequence GTGTCGGCACCTGCCCTGCTCGTCGCCGGCGCAGCCATCGTGCTGCTGCTCGGTACCCTGCACCTGATCTACACCTTCGCCACCGACAAGTTCCAGCCCCGCGACCCGGCCCTGGCCGAACGCATGCGTGCGGTCGCCCCGGTGATCAGCGCCCAGACCAGCCTGTGGCGCGCCTGGATCGGTTTCAACGCCAGCCATAGCCTGGGCGCCATGCTCTTTGGCCTGGTCTATGGCTACCTGGCCTGGCTGCATCCCGAGCTGCTGCAACAGGCCCCGGGGCTTTTGTACCTGGGCCTGGCCTTCCTCGCCGGGCTGTGGGTCCTGGCCGTCCGCTACTGGTTTCGCATCCCGCTGGTAGGCATCAGCCTGGCCTTGCTGCTGTTTGCCGTCGGCAGTGCACTGGCACTCGCCTGA
- a CDS encoding acyl-CoA dehydrogenase C-terminal domain-containing protein gives MPEFNAPLRDMRFVLHEVFNAPKLWARLPALADIVDGDTADAILEEAAKVTATLVAPLNRSGDEEGATWDAGQVRTPAGFKEAYATYIQGGWVGLGGNPAYGGMGMPKMLAVQFEEMLYGANSSFALYSTLSSGACLAIDAHASEELKARYLPAMYEGRWAGSMCLTEAHAGTDLGIIRTRAEPQADGSYRISGSKMFITGGEQDLTENIIHLVLAKLPDAPAGPKGISLFLVPKIHVDANGNLGQANAVSCGSIEHKMGIKGSATCVLNFDGASGYLVGEANKGLAAMFTMMNYERLSIGIQGIGCAENSYQNARTYARERLQSRAPSGPVAKDKVADPIINHPDVRRMLLSMKAMTEGGRAFASYVGQQLDLAKFADQPHERHNAQALVALLTPVAKAFFTDNGLDSCVLGQQVFGGHGYIREWGQEQLVRDVRIAQIYEGTNGIQALDLLGRKVVANGGVALRLFTGEIRDYAYLPGSAYSAQLLDAVQRLEGLSDWLCEQAVQNPNAVGSACVEYLQLFGHVAYAYLWARMAQVAGHKRAEDERFYSAKLGTADFYFSRLLPRILGLEQSIRAGSSPLFSLADEQF, from the coding sequence ATGCCCGAATTCAACGCTCCCCTGCGCGACATGCGCTTCGTCCTGCATGAAGTGTTCAACGCCCCCAAGCTCTGGGCCCGGCTGCCGGCCCTGGCGGACATCGTGGACGGCGACACCGCCGATGCGATCCTCGAGGAAGCCGCCAAGGTCACTGCCACCCTGGTGGCCCCGCTCAACCGCAGCGGCGACGAAGAAGGCGCCACCTGGGACGCCGGCCAGGTGCGCACCCCCGCAGGCTTCAAGGAGGCCTACGCGACCTATATCCAGGGGGGCTGGGTCGGCCTGGGCGGCAACCCGGCCTATGGCGGCATGGGCATGCCGAAGATGCTCGCGGTGCAGTTCGAGGAGATGCTCTACGGCGCCAACTCCAGCTTCGCCCTGTACTCGACCCTGAGCTCCGGCGCCTGCCTGGCCATCGACGCCCACGCCAGCGAGGAACTCAAGGCGCGCTACCTGCCGGCGATGTACGAAGGCCGCTGGGCCGGCTCCATGTGCCTGACCGAGGCCCACGCCGGCACTGACCTGGGGATCATCCGCACCCGCGCCGAACCCCAGGCCGACGGCAGCTACCGCATCAGCGGCAGCAAGATGTTCATCACCGGCGGCGAGCAGGACCTGACCGAGAACATCATCCACCTGGTGCTGGCCAAGCTGCCGGATGCCCCGGCCGGGCCCAAGGGCATCTCGCTGTTCCTGGTGCCCAAGATCCACGTCGACGCCAACGGCAACCTGGGCCAGGCCAACGCCGTGAGCTGCGGTTCCATCGAGCACAAGATGGGGATCAAGGGCTCGGCCACCTGCGTGCTGAACTTCGATGGCGCCAGCGGCTACCTGGTGGGCGAGGCCAACAAGGGCCTGGCGGCGATGTTCACCATGATGAACTACGAGCGCCTGTCCATCGGCATCCAGGGCATCGGCTGCGCCGAGAACTCCTACCAGAACGCCCGGACCTACGCTCGCGAACGCCTGCAGAGCCGGGCTCCGTCGGGCCCGGTGGCCAAGGACAAGGTCGCCGACCCGATCATCAACCACCCGGACGTGCGGCGCATGCTGCTGTCGATGAAGGCCATGACCGAGGGCGGCCGGGCCTTCGCCAGCTACGTCGGCCAGCAGTTGGACCTGGCCAAGTTCGCCGACCAGCCCCATGAGCGGCACAACGCCCAAGCCCTGGTGGCGCTGCTGACCCCGGTGGCCAAGGCGTTCTTCACCGACAACGGCCTGGACAGCTGCGTGCTGGGCCAGCAGGTGTTCGGCGGCCACGGCTACATCCGTGAGTGGGGCCAGGAGCAACTGGTGCGCGACGTGCGCATCGCGCAGATCTACGAAGGCACCAACGGCATCCAGGCCCTGGACCTCCTGGGGCGCAAGGTGGTGGCCAACGGCGGCGTGGCCCTGCGCCTGTTCACCGGCGAGATCCGCGACTACGCCTACCTGCCCGGCTCGGCCTATTCGGCGCAACTGCTCGATGCCGTGCAGCGCCTGGAAGGACTCAGCGACTGGCTGTGCGAACAGGCCGTGCAGAACCCCAACGCCGTGGGCAGCGCCTGCGTCGAGTACCTGCAGTTGTTCGGTCATGTGGCCTACGCCTACCTGTGGGCGCGCATGGCCCAGGTGGCCGGGCACAAGCGCGCCGAGGACGAACGCTTCTACAGCGCCAAGCTTGGCACCGCGGACTTCTATTTCAGCCGCCTGCTGCCGCGCATCCTTGGCCTGGAGCAGAGCATCCGTGCCGGCAGCTCGCCGCTGTTCAGCCTCGCCGACGAGCAGTTCTGA
- a CDS encoding acyl-CoA synthetase: protein MSIYEQGLAPSAVNHIALSPLSFIERTAAVYPDYPAVVHGSIRRTWVQTYSRCRRLASALAGRGIGKNDTVAVMLPNIPAMLEAHFGVPMIGAVLNALNVRLDAEAIAFMLAHGEAKVLIADREFHAVIQAAVAMLDHPPLVIDLDDPEYGEGQPVSDLDYEAFLAEGDPEFAWQWPDDEWQAIALNYTSGTTGNPKGVVYHHRGAYLNALGNQMTWAMGNHPVYLWTLPMFHCNGWCYPWTVTALAGVHVFLRRVDPQKILNLIREHQVSHLCGAPIVLNALVNMPESAKAAIDHPVKAMVAGAAPPAKVIGAVEEMGIQVTHVYGLTEVYGPVTLCAWHAAWDPLPLEERAQIKARQGVRYPTLEGVMVADPKTLEPTPRDGQTIGEIFMRGNTVMKGYLKNPTATAEAFEGGWFHTGDLGVTHPDGYVEIRDRLKDIIISGGENISTIELEGVLYRHPAVLEAAVVARPDEKWGETPCAFITLKADHQDVREAQIIAFCREHLAGFKVPRTVVFSQLPKTSTGKIQKFVLRDMAKNL from the coding sequence ATGTCCATCTACGAGCAAGGCCTTGCGCCGTCTGCCGTCAACCACATCGCCCTTTCGCCCCTGAGCTTCATCGAGCGTACCGCCGCGGTCTATCCGGACTACCCGGCGGTGGTCCATGGTTCGATCCGTCGCACCTGGGTCCAGACCTACAGCCGCTGCCGGCGCCTGGCCTCGGCCCTGGCCGGCCGCGGGATCGGCAAGAACGACACGGTGGCGGTGATGCTGCCCAACATCCCGGCGATGCTCGAGGCGCATTTCGGCGTGCCGATGATCGGCGCCGTGCTCAACGCCCTCAACGTGCGCCTGGACGCCGAGGCCATCGCCTTCATGCTGGCCCACGGCGAGGCCAAGGTGCTGATCGCCGACCGCGAGTTCCATGCAGTGATCCAGGCCGCCGTGGCCATGCTCGACCACCCGCCGCTGGTGATCGACCTCGACGACCCGGAGTACGGCGAGGGCCAGCCGGTCAGCGACCTGGACTACGAGGCGTTCCTCGCCGAGGGCGACCCGGAGTTCGCCTGGCAGTGGCCGGATGACGAGTGGCAGGCCATCGCCCTGAACTACACCTCCGGCACCACCGGCAATCCCAAGGGCGTGGTCTATCACCACCGCGGCGCCTACCTCAACGCCCTGGGCAACCAGATGACCTGGGCCATGGGCAACCACCCGGTGTACCTGTGGACCCTGCCGATGTTCCACTGCAACGGCTGGTGCTACCCCTGGACCGTCACCGCCCTGGCCGGGGTCCACGTATTCCTGCGCCGGGTCGACCCGCAGAAGATCCTCAACCTGATCCGCGAACACCAGGTCAGCCACCTGTGCGGCGCGCCCATCGTGCTCAATGCCCTGGTGAACATGCCGGAATCGGCCAAGGCGGCCATCGACCACCCGGTCAAGGCCATGGTGGCCGGGGCCGCGCCACCGGCCAAGGTGATCGGCGCCGTGGAAGAGATGGGCATCCAGGTCACCCACGTCTACGGCCTGACCGAGGTCTATGGCCCGGTGACCCTGTGTGCCTGGCACGCTGCCTGGGACCCGTTGCCCCTGGAAGAGCGGGCGCAGATCAAGGCGCGCCAGGGCGTGCGCTACCCGACCCTGGAAGGGGTGATGGTGGCCGACCCGAAGACCCTGGAACCCACGCCCCGGGACGGCCAGACCATCGGCGAGATCTTCATGCGCGGCAACACGGTGATGAAGGGCTACCTGAAGAACCCCACCGCCACCGCCGAAGCCTTCGAAGGCGGCTGGTTCCACACCGGCGACCTGGGCGTGACCCATCCGGACGGCTACGTGGAGATCCGCGACCGACTCAAGGACATCATCATTTCCGGAGGCGAGAACATCTCCACCATCGAGCTCGAAGGCGTGCTCTATCGCCATCCGGCGGTGCTGGAAGCGGCGGTAGTGGCCCGGCCCGACGAAAAATGGGGCGAAACGCCCTGCGCCTTCATCACCCTCAAGGCCGACCACCAGGACGTGCGCGAAGCCCAGATCATCGCCTTCTGCCGCGAGCACCTGGCGGGGTTCAAGGTGCCGCGCACCGTGGTCTTCAGCCAGTTGCCCAAGACTTCCACCGGCAAGATCCAGAAGTTCGTCCTGCGCGACATGGCGAAAAACCTCTAG
- a CDS encoding PAS domain-containing sensor histidine kinase, which translates to MQSSAHLSHWLRLQREGRLPDSPWLGHDPQPSALLDADARALDLNPALRQWLEGATGDGLAAWLPVNHPALVRACLDQQRPIEDVEAQCGERILLWTFIPDPYRQRVLARCREATTQVQAERESARARRLYRLITENTTDLISRHTPDGCFLDASPASWTLLGYWPEELRGMPARSLLHSRGLAGLMQRTGDALEQDGYHTMTYRIRHRDGHYLWFETACRAIRETYTGAVVEVVAVSRDITARVQAEENKRRLAEVVEANPDPVLFVQPGGSVTYLNPAARRALGLEPAQAMPELVAILSPAVLQSLQREGWECAERTGRWSIETRLQPPSGGDSVAVSLMLLAHRAASGERFYSLVAHDQSERELREAQQRHHQDELAHTARLVTLGELASGIAHEINQPLAAVVNYVNASQRYLQALDTQPQAAQKVAQGLERIAEQATHAAEVIKRLRAFLRKGGRRLQALDSAEVARETVRLCAWEAQACQVVIELRLADNLPPVYADRVLLEQVLLNLLRNAIEANREVHAQQASQIVLQAMAGAEGGVCISVSDQGPGVSTQQLAQLFTPFYTSKANGLGLGLSMSRSIVEGFGGDLQARPQAQGLRMDCHLPATAPLETDPSISPNTGARP; encoded by the coding sequence ATGCAAAGCTCCGCTCACTTGAGTCATTGGCTGCGCCTGCAGCGCGAAGGCCGCCTGCCAGATTCGCCCTGGCTGGGCCATGACCCGCAGCCCAGTGCGCTGCTGGATGCCGACGCCCGGGCGCTGGACCTGAACCCGGCGCTGCGCCAGTGGCTGGAGGGCGCGACAGGGGATGGGCTGGCGGCCTGGCTGCCGGTCAACCACCCGGCCCTGGTGCGGGCCTGCCTCGACCAGCAACGGCCGATCGAGGACGTCGAGGCCCAGTGCGGCGAGCGGATCCTGCTCTGGACCTTCATCCCCGACCCGTATCGCCAGCGGGTCCTGGCCCGGTGCCGCGAGGCCACCACCCAGGTGCAGGCCGAGCGCGAGTCGGCCAGGGCTCGGCGGCTGTATCGGCTGATCACCGAGAACACCACCGACCTGATTTCCCGGCACACCCCCGATGGCTGCTTCCTCGACGCCTCGCCTGCGTCCTGGACCCTGCTCGGTTACTGGCCCGAGGAGCTGCGCGGCATGCCCGCCCGCAGCCTGTTGCACAGCCGCGGGCTGGCCGGGCTGATGCAGCGCACCGGGGATGCCCTGGAGCAGGACGGCTACCACACCATGACCTATCGCATCCGCCATCGCGACGGCCACTACCTGTGGTTCGAGACCGCCTGCCGGGCGATCCGCGAGACCTACACCGGGGCGGTGGTGGAGGTGGTGGCGGTATCCCGGGACATCACCGCCCGGGTCCAGGCCGAGGAGAACAAGCGGCGCCTGGCCGAGGTGGTGGAGGCCAACCCCGATCCGGTGCTGTTCGTCCAGCCGGGCGGCAGTGTCACTTACCTCAACCCGGCCGCCCGGCGCGCCCTGGGCCTGGAGCCCGCGCAGGCGATGCCCGAGCTGGTGGCGATCCTCAGTCCGGCGGTGCTGCAAAGCCTGCAGCGAGAGGGCTGGGAATGCGCCGAGCGCACCGGGCGCTGGAGCATCGAGACTCGCTTGCAGCCGCCCTCGGGCGGTGACTCGGTGGCGGTGTCGCTGATGCTCCTGGCGCACCGGGCGGCCAGCGGCGAGCGTTTCTATTCCCTGGTGGCCCATGACCAGAGCGAGCGCGAATTGCGCGAAGCCCAGCAGCGTCATCACCAGGACGAGCTGGCCCATACCGCGCGTTTGGTGACCCTGGGCGAGCTGGCCTCGGGCATCGCCCACGAGATCAACCAGCCGCTGGCGGCGGTGGTCAACTACGTCAACGCCAGCCAGCGCTATTTACAGGCGCTGGACACCCAGCCCCAGGCTGCGCAAAAGGTGGCCCAGGGCCTGGAGCGCATCGCCGAGCAGGCGACCCACGCCGCCGAGGTGATCAAGCGCCTGCGGGCGTTCCTGCGCAAGGGCGGGCGGCGGCTCCAGGCCCTGGACAGCGCCGAGGTGGCCCGGGAAACCGTGCGCCTGTGCGCCTGGGAAGCCCAGGCGTGCCAGGTGGTGATCGAGCTGCGCCTGGCGGATAATCTGCCGCCGGTCTACGCCGACCGGGTGCTGCTGGAACAGGTGCTGCTCAACCTCTTGCGCAACGCCATCGAGGCCAATCGTGAGGTCCATGCGCAACAGGCCTCGCAGATCGTGCTCCAGGCCATGGCCGGCGCCGAGGGTGGGGTCTGCATCAGCGTCAGCGACCAGGGCCCCGGGGTTTCTACCCAGCAGCTGGCGCAGTTGTTCACCCCGTTCTACACCAGCAAGGCCAATGGCCTGGGGCTGGGGCTGTCCATGAGCCGCAGCATCGTCGAGGGTTTCGGTGGCGACTTGCAGGCCCGGCCCCAGGCCCAGGGCCTGCGCATGGACTGCCATCTGCCGGCCACGGCGCCGCTTGAGACCGATCCATCCATTTCCCCGAACACAGGAGCAAGGCCATGA
- a CDS encoding response regulator transcription factor, whose translation MTSATQQLVYVVDDDPAMLDSTVWLLESVGLAAVPFTSGREFLEHCDPSRNACVLLDVRMPGMGGLNVQEELRQREIDLPLIFVSGHADVPIVVRAFKAGAADFIEKPYNEQLLLDSVQQALNRAGSRQRQGAGQARVLERLESLTPREKDVLLPLVQGYTNREIAEQLGVSIKTIDLYRSRVMKRMQAEHLPELVGMAIAAGLVDPLQLR comes from the coding sequence ATGACGAGTGCGACGCAGCAGTTGGTGTACGTGGTCGACGATGACCCGGCCATGCTCGACTCCACGGTCTGGCTGCTGGAGTCGGTGGGCCTGGCGGCCGTGCCCTTCACCAGTGGTCGCGAGTTCCTCGAGCATTGCGACCCGAGCCGCAACGCCTGTGTGCTGCTGGATGTGCGCATGCCCGGCATGGGCGGGTTGAATGTCCAGGAAGAGCTGCGCCAGCGGGAAATCGACCTGCCGCTGATCTTCGTCAGTGGCCATGCCGATGTGCCCATCGTGGTCCGCGCGTTCAAGGCCGGGGCGGCGGACTTCATCGAGAAGCCCTACAACGAGCAACTGCTGCTCGATAGCGTGCAGCAGGCGTTGAACCGCGCCGGCAGCCGCCAGCGCCAGGGCGCCGGGCAGGCCCGGGTACTGGAGCGCCTGGAGAGCCTGACGCCACGGGAAAAGGATGTGCTGCTGCCGCTGGTGCAGGGCTACACCAATCGCGAGATCGCCGAGCAGCTGGGGGTCAGCATCAAGACCATCGACCTGTACCGCTCGCGGGTGATGAAGCGCATGCAGGCCGAGCATTTGCCGGAACTGGTGGGCATGGCCATCGCCGCCGGCCTGGTGGACCCGCTGCAATTGCGCTGA
- a CDS encoding TetR/AcrR family transcriptional regulator codes for MAERCSRFAQSRDKALELFASKGFGQVGMRELASHLGLTPGSLYHHYPSKQHLLLDLIEEFFDELQGTLKRLQRRKLQDGCLVALIRAHLKLHRELPRHFRLVERDSGCLNPDQQLRVEQLRAGYEQQLLQLLGTPAGQGEATRRATAHAVANLLNTAPSWFQEQPLGEREREALLENLLSGAIERLVGTGPSHSAVA; via the coding sequence ATGGCTGAACGCTGCTCGCGCTTCGCACAAAGCCGCGACAAGGCCCTGGAGCTGTTTGCCAGCAAGGGCTTCGGCCAGGTCGGTATGCGCGAGCTGGCCAGCCACCTGGGGCTGACGCCGGGTTCGCTGTATCACCATTACCCGAGCAAGCAGCACCTGTTGCTGGACCTGATCGAGGAGTTCTTCGATGAGCTGCAAGGCACCCTCAAGCGCCTGCAGCGGCGCAAGCTCCAGGACGGCTGCCTGGTGGCGCTGATCCGCGCCCACCTGAAACTGCACCGGGAACTGCCCCGGCACTTTCGCCTGGTGGAGCGCGACAGCGGCTGCCTGAACCCCGACCAGCAGTTGCGCGTCGAGCAATTGCGCGCAGGCTACGAACAGCAATTGCTGCAACTGCTGGGCACGCCTGCCGGGCAAGGGGAAGCCACGCGCCGGGCCACCGCCCATGCGGTGGCCAACCTGCTCAATACCGCCCCCAGCTGGTTCCAGGAACAGCCCCTGGGCGAGCGCGAGCGCGAAGCCTTGCTGGAGAACCTGCTCAGCGGCGCCATCGAACGCCTGGTGGGCACAGGCCCAAGCCACAGCGCCGTGGCCTGA
- a CDS encoding 3-hydroxybutyryl-CoA dehydrogenase, which produces MNLANIGVIGAGTMGNGIAQVCAQAGFAVTLLDIAQPALEKALATIGKNLDRQVTKGELSDGQKLATLERIRISTDYATLKDVQLVIEAATENLELKLKVLQQIAAQVGPECVIASNTSSLSITQLAASVSAPERFIGLHFFNPVPVMGLIEVIRGLQTSDATHALALDMAQRLGKTAITAGNRPGFVVNRILVPMINEAILVFQEGLASAEDIDAGMRLGCNQPIGPLALADLIGLDTLLAILEAFYEGFNDSKYRPAPLLKEMVAAGYLGRKTGRGFHAYG; this is translated from the coding sequence ATGAATCTTGCGAACATCGGTGTGATCGGCGCCGGCACCATGGGCAACGGTATCGCCCAGGTCTGCGCCCAGGCGGGCTTTGCCGTGACCCTGTTGGACATCGCCCAGCCCGCCCTGGAAAAGGCCCTGGCCACCATCGGCAAGAACCTCGACCGGCAGGTGACCAAGGGCGAGTTGAGCGATGGGCAGAAGCTCGCGACCCTGGAACGCATCCGCATCAGCACCGACTACGCCACGCTCAAGGATGTCCAGCTGGTGATCGAGGCCGCCACCGAGAACCTCGAACTCAAGCTCAAGGTACTGCAGCAGATCGCCGCCCAGGTCGGCCCCGAGTGCGTGATCGCCTCCAACACCTCGTCGCTGTCCATCACCCAGCTGGCGGCCAGCGTCAGCGCCCCGGAGCGCTTCATCGGCCTGCACTTCTTCAACCCGGTGCCGGTGATGGGCCTGATCGAGGTGATCCGCGGCCTGCAGACCAGCGATGCGACCCACGCCCTGGCCCTGGACATGGCCCAGCGCCTGGGCAAGACCGCGATCACCGCCGGCAACCGCCCGGGCTTCGTGGTCAACCGCATCCTGGTGCCGATGATCAACGAGGCGATCCTGGTGTTCCAGGAAGGCCTGGCCAGCGCCGAGGACATCGACGCCGGCATGCGCCTGGGCTGCAACCAGCCGATCGGCCCGCTGGCCCTGGCCGACCTGATCGGCCTGGACACCCTGCTGGCGATCCTCGAAGCCTTCTACGAGGGCTTCAACGACAGCAAGTACCGCCCCGCCCCGCTGCTCAAGGAAATGGTTGCCGCCGGCTACCTGGGCCGCAAGACCGGGCGTGGCTTCCATGCCTATGGCTGA
- a CDS encoding AraC family transcriptional regulator: MRETDSVAAYYLQVMTHALHQRPARLAAVLAEAGIDPALLQQPRARVSGSAFAALWLIQIRELQDEFFQLDSHGLPPGAFALICRGLIQEPNLEKALRQCLNNFSLFLRDFGGTLSVRGKRAVISLHSRCQEPGRGHYGEETLLVLIISLLCWLGGRRIPIDRAEFRHARLSLDDDALLWGSNLTWNAGRTEIEFASRLLRLPVVQDLASLKVFLRSAPQWLVIRFRNQHGLTTQVHQRLRSSHYSQWPTLEAFAQEVQMSPSTLRRRLEREGGSYQEIKDEVRRNVAVDLLRRSAASIGEIAELTGFQEPSAFHRAFKKWTGESPGRYRARFNPTL, from the coding sequence ATGCGCGAAACCGATTCGGTCGCCGCCTATTACCTGCAGGTCATGACCCATGCCCTGCACCAGCGTCCGGCGCGCCTGGCGGCGGTGCTGGCCGAGGCCGGGATTGACCCTGCGCTGTTGCAACAGCCTCGGGCGCGGGTCTCCGGCAGCGCCTTTGCGGCGCTGTGGCTGATCCAGATTCGCGAGCTGCAGGACGAATTTTTCCAGCTCGATTCCCATGGCCTGCCGCCCGGGGCCTTCGCCCTGATCTGCCGGGGGTTGATCCAGGAGCCGAACCTGGAGAAGGCCCTGCGCCAGTGCCTGAACAACTTCAGCCTGTTTTTGCGGGACTTTGGCGGCACTCTCAGTGTGCGTGGCAAGCGCGCGGTGATCAGCCTCCACAGCCGCTGCCAGGAGCCGGGGCGCGGCCACTATGGCGAGGAAACCCTGCTGGTGCTGATCATCAGCCTGTTGTGCTGGTTGGGCGGACGGCGGATTCCCATCGATCGCGCGGAGTTTCGCCATGCCCGCCTCAGCCTCGACGACGACGCGCTGCTGTGGGGCAGCAACCTGACCTGGAACGCCGGACGCACCGAGATCGAATTCGCCAGCCGCTTGCTGCGCCTGCCGGTGGTCCAGGACCTGGCCTCGCTCAAGGTATTCCTGCGCAGCGCCCCGCAATGGCTGGTGATCCGTTTTCGCAACCAGCACGGCCTGACCACCCAGGTGCACCAGCGCCTGCGAAGCAGCCACTACAGCCAGTGGCCGACCCTGGAAGCCTTCGCCCAGGAGGTGCAGATGAGCCCCAGCACCCTGCGTCGGCGCCTGGAGCGCGAGGGGGGCTCCTACCAGGAGATCAAGGACGAGGTCCGCCGGAACGTCGCGGTGGACCTGTTGCGCCGCTCGGCGGCCAGCATCGGCGAGATCGCCGAATTGACCGGCTTCCAGGAGCCCAGCGCCTTCCACCGCGCTTTCAAGAAATGGACCGGCGAAAGCCCCGGGCGCTACCGCGCCCGTTTCAACCCAACCCTGTAG